A single window of Bacteroidales bacterium DNA harbors:
- the aat gene encoding leucyl/phenylalanyl-tRNA--protein transferase codes for MPVYQLTEELIFPHPKYAENGVLAIGGDLSPERLLLAYQNGIFPWYNEGEPIIWHAPDPRFVLFPERFKKSKSLKLLINKNIYTCSFNQDFENVMRNCKNIKRKDDEGTWISNDIIEAYFRLHKFGLAESVEVKNKSGNLVGGLYGVKLGKVFFGESMFSTEPNTSKIALAFLIENSDIKLIDTQVYTKHLESLGAEYISLKKFLALLKKHIDE; via the coding sequence ATGCCTGTATATCAATTAACAGAAGAACTTATTTTTCCCCACCCGAAATATGCCGAAAACGGAGTTCTTGCAATAGGAGGAGATTTATCACCGGAACGATTGCTGTTGGCATATCAAAACGGAATTTTTCCGTGGTATAATGAAGGTGAGCCTATTATTTGGCATGCACCTGATCCTCGTTTTGTCTTATTTCCCGAAAGATTTAAAAAATCAAAAAGTTTGAAGCTTTTAATTAATAAAAACATCTATACATGTTCTTTTAATCAAGACTTTGAAAACGTAATGCGAAATTGTAAAAATATTAAGCGAAAAGATGATGAAGGAACATGGATAAGCAATGATATTATCGAAGCCTATTTCAGATTACATAAATTCGGTTTAGCTGAGTCGGTTGAGGTTAAAAACAAAAGCGGGAATTTAGTCGGCGGTTTATACGGGGTGAAATTAGGCAAAGTGTTTTTCGGAGAATCCATGTTCAGCACAGAACCTAATACGTCTAAAATTGCATTGGCATTTTTAATTGAAAATTCAGACATAAAATTAATTGACACCCAAGTTTATACAAAACATTTAGAAAGTTTGGGTGCAGAATACATTTCTTTAAAAAAGTTTTTAGCTTTACTAAAAAAACATATTGATGAATAA
- a CDS encoding glycosyl hydrolase family 18 protein, with protein MKSIFTLFLIVLFLNTGTYSQTVTNFSVHKNQKEYFDSLAIYSPNELFKFKTPNKISEVNKSKNCTIEKIVFGWHPYWSNGLETNYQWNLLSDLSYFSYEIDYLTGDPVTTNNWETATVIDDAQTNGVRVNLCITLFDNHQAFFENATAQQNLIDNLLTLVQNRNANGINVDFELVPGSQAVNFNNFLVNLATQFHTENPDYQISIALHAVDWNDIYDIPLLKDYIDLFIIMAYDYYWPGSSLAGPSGQLYMMNTFNRTISRSIIDYLYAGVPREKLVCGLPYYGYEWQTTSDNVPTSTTNSGTARTIKTIKNNSNGYYSDKQLDANSMCAYYNYYTGGTWHQAWVDDENSLKYKYDVVKQQDIAGIGIWALGYDDGYSEMWNLIQNYFSNCAVIPSTYNFYDMGGPTREHYNREDYIFTIAPTDYTDYLALNFTTFELEANYDSLWIYDGANINAPLIGRYSGTTSPGIVEASGGAITIKFYSDGATVYSGWNAEWRCSPVDIDKLNKYEINVFPNPTNDYIQISEQAEKIELFSLNGILILSSTENNKINVSNLSSGIYILKIKIEDNIIFRKVVIQH; from the coding sequence ATGAAATCAATATTTACACTTTTTTTAATTGTTTTATTTTTAAACACAGGCACATATTCACAAACTGTTACAAATTTTTCAGTACATAAGAATCAAAAAGAATATTTTGATTCCTTGGCAATATATTCACCAAATGAATTATTTAAATTTAAAACTCCGAATAAAATATCTGAGGTTAATAAATCTAAAAATTGCACTATTGAAAAAATTGTTTTCGGTTGGCATCCGTATTGGTCAAATGGTTTAGAAACAAATTATCAATGGAATCTTCTTTCCGATTTGTCATATTTTTCTTATGAAATTGACTATTTGACAGGCGACCCTGTTACAACAAATAATTGGGAAACTGCAACCGTAATTGATGATGCACAAACAAACGGAGTTCGCGTAAACTTGTGTATTACCTTATTTGATAATCATCAAGCTTTTTTTGAAAATGCAACAGCTCAACAAAATTTAATTGATAATTTACTTACACTTGTACAAAACAGAAATGCAAACGGAATTAATGTTGATTTTGAACTTGTTCCCGGCAGTCAAGCTGTTAATTTCAATAACTTTTTGGTCAATCTTGCCACACAATTTCATACTGAAAACCCTGATTATCAAATAAGTATTGCCCTTCATGCTGTTGATTGGAATGATATTTATGATATACCTTTGCTTAAAGATTATATCGACTTATTTATCATTATGGCTTATGATTATTATTGGCCCGGCAGCAGTCTTGCAGGTCCTTCGGGGCAATTATATATGATGAATACATTTAACAGAACAATTTCTCGTTCAATTATTGATTATTTATATGCCGGTGTACCTCGAGAAAAATTAGTTTGCGGACTTCCGTATTACGGATATGAATGGCAAACAACTTCCGATAATGTTCCGACTTCAACTACAAACTCAGGTACAGCCAGAACTATAAAAACAATAAAGAATAACTCAAACGGTTATTATTCCGACAAACAGCTTGATGCAAACAGCATGTGTGCATATTATAACTATTACACCGGCGGAACTTGGCATCAAGCATGGGTTGACGATGAAAATTCTTTGAAATACAAATACGATGTTGTTAAACAACAAGATATTGCAGGAATAGGTATTTGGGCATTAGGTTATGACGACGGTTATTCTGAAATGTGGAATTTAATACAAAATTATTTTTCAAATTGTGCTGTTATACCTTCAACTTATAATTTTTATGATATGGGGGGACCCACAAGAGAACATTATAACAGAGAAGATTACATATTTACAATTGCACCCACAGATTATACGGATTATTTAGCATTAAACTTTACAACTTTTGAATTAGAAGCAAACTATGATTCATTATGGATATACGACGGAGCAAATATAAATGCACCCTTAATCGGAAGATATTCCGGAACAACAAGTCCGGGAATTGTTGAAGCAAGCGGAGGAGCAATTACGATTAAGTTTTATTCCGACGGTGCAACTGTTTATTCGGGTTGGAATGCCGAATGGAGATGTTCGCCTGTTGATATTGACAAATTAAATAAATATGAGATTAATGTTTTTCCGAATCCGACAAATGATTATATTCAAATTTCTGAACAAGCCGAAAAAATTGAATTATTTTCTTTAAACGGAATACTAATATTGTCTTCAACCGAAAACAATAAAATCAATGTTTCAAATTTATCTTCCGGAATTTATATCTTAAAAATAAAAATCGAGGATAATATTATATTCAGAAAAGTTGTTATTCAACATTAA
- a CDS encoding IS630 family transposase: protein MEKIDLRRASKEEKEAIRIRAIHMHTQKLKQNEIAFLLGVHKNSVYQWIKLYNKYGKKGLKEVIRGRKKGTGRLLSREQEKEIQKMITDKMPDQLKLPYALWTRKAIRDLIKRTYKVEVAIRTMGDYLNEWGFSPQKPKKKAYEQNSKSVNKWLKEEYPSIVKKAKKEGAEIHWGDETGIRNTSQYGRSYAPKGQTPVKETMAKRISLNMISTITNQGKVRFMTYKGTMNSQQFIIFMKRLIKGAEKKIFLILDNLKVHHSKLVKKWVEKNKNKIELFYLPSYSPELNPDEYLNNDLKSGIGLKASPKNEKQMNTNVKSHMIFLQRNPERVARFFHHKSIKYAAA from the coding sequence ATGGAAAAAATAGATTTACGCAGAGCAAGTAAAGAGGAAAAAGAAGCAATAAGAATTCGTGCTATTCACATGCATACTCAGAAATTAAAACAAAATGAAATTGCTTTTTTGTTAGGGGTTCATAAAAACTCAGTTTATCAGTGGATTAAGTTATACAATAAATATGGGAAGAAAGGATTAAAAGAAGTAATAAGAGGTCGAAAAAAAGGAACCGGCAGATTATTAAGCCGTGAGCAAGAAAAAGAGATTCAAAAAATGATTACCGATAAGATGCCTGACCAATTAAAACTACCATATGCTTTATGGACAAGGAAAGCTATTAGAGATTTAATAAAAAGAACATATAAGGTTGAAGTTGCAATAAGAACAATGGGTGATTACCTTAATGAGTGGGGATTTAGCCCTCAAAAGCCTAAAAAGAAAGCTTATGAGCAGAATTCAAAATCAGTAAACAAATGGCTTAAAGAAGAGTATCCCTCTATTGTAAAAAAAGCAAAAAAAGAAGGAGCAGAAATCCATTGGGGAGATGAAACAGGCATAAGAAATACAAGTCAGTATGGACGTTCATATGCACCAAAAGGACAAACACCGGTAAAAGAAACTATGGCAAAACGAATATCTTTAAATATGATTTCTACAATAACAAATCAAGGAAAGGTAAGGTTTATGACATACAAAGGAACTATGAACTCACAACAATTTATTATATTTATGAAGCGATTAATAAAAGGAGCAGAAAAGAAAATATTTTTAATTTTAGATAACCTAAAAGTTCACCATAGTAAACTTGTTAAAAAATGGGTAGAAAAGAACAAAAATAAAATTGAGCTATTTTACCTTCCTTCATATTCACCTGAGTTAAACCCGGATGAATATTTGAATAATGATTTAAAAAGTGGGATAGGGCTAAAAGCCTCTCCTAAAAATGAAAAGCAAATGAATACTAATGTAAAATCTCATATGATTTTTTTGCAAAGAAATCCTGAGCGAGTTGCACGTTTTTTTCATCATAAATCAATAAAATATGCAGCTGCTTAA
- a CDS encoding IS1595 family transposase, producing the protein MKSRHEIKALFAQLPKAVQSELLNGLLQEHELQGKILSSLEQLVPEQLCSEVECDELELAMNNKGSRNLDRKSRKRGGDFKRNMGKEEVTVIQVVTAVERKGEKYLKTVVSKRLSKKEIAKALDGKLAGNTTLITDKHPSFKAFAKDNPGIKHKALLAKDHVDKNDKTIHLQKVNNVHAELRKFLRPFNGVSSKYLQNYLNWYAYADKIEKAKQL; encoded by the coding sequence ATGAAATCAAGACACGAAATTAAGGCATTATTTGCACAATTGCCAAAGGCCGTACAAAGTGAGTTATTGAATGGGTTGCTGCAAGAGCATGAATTACAGGGCAAGATATTGAGTTCACTAGAGCAGCTTGTGCCTGAACAGTTATGCTCAGAAGTAGAGTGTGACGAATTGGAGCTGGCTATGAACAATAAAGGCAGCCGGAATCTGGACAGAAAATCAAGAAAGCGGGGAGGTGATTTCAAACGGAACATGGGAAAAGAAGAAGTCACAGTTATCCAGGTTGTGACGGCAGTTGAGCGCAAGGGGGAGAAATACCTTAAAACTGTTGTCTCAAAACGTCTCAGCAAAAAAGAAATCGCAAAGGCATTGGATGGGAAGCTGGCCGGGAACACAACCTTGATAACGGACAAGCACCCTTCTTTTAAGGCTTTTGCCAAAGACAACCCTGGCATAAAACACAAAGCATTATTGGCCAAAGATCACGTGGACAAAAATGATAAGACCATCCATCTGCAAAAAGTCAACAATGTCCATGCAGAGCTCAGAAAGTTTTTGCGCCCATTTAATGGGGTAAGTTCAAAATATTTACAAAACTATCTGAACTGGTACGCTTATGCTGATAAAATAGAGAAAGCAAAACAACTTTGA
- a CDS encoding Ppx/GppA family phosphatase: protein MNLKRYAGIDIGSNAVRLIIKDVLPGSSYGNAILKKRVYVRLPLRLGGDVFLYNKIKKEKEKEFIKAIKIYKNLLDFYNITMFRACATSAVRSAENGIEILNKIEKKTGVNIEIISGREEAMLIFETNKHNLPYDATYLSADLGGGSLQLTLFKNDDIICTHSYKIGTVRMLKEKVKQNELKKFENELAEIKNNYNNIKLLGTGGNINQINKLFKSNNVSFVSLKKLYDELNNISVEERMRKYTFRTDRADVIIPALEIYLKIMGIADSEDIYIPGTSLADGIIRELYENDLEKNNT, encoded by the coding sequence ATGAACTTAAAAAGATATGCCGGAATTGACATCGGCTCAAATGCTGTTCGTCTTATTATAAAAGATGTTTTACCCGGCAGCAGTTACGGTAACGCAATCTTAAAAAAAAGAGTATATGTAAGGTTACCTTTACGTTTAGGCGGCGATGTATTTTTATACAATAAAATTAAGAAAGAAAAAGAAAAAGAGTTTATTAAAGCAATTAAAATATACAAAAACTTGCTTGATTTCTACAATATTACAATGTTCCGGGCATGTGCAACCTCTGCGGTAAGAAGTGCAGAAAACGGAATAGAAATTCTGAATAAAATTGAAAAAAAAACAGGTGTAAATATTGAAATTATAAGCGGGAGAGAAGAAGCAATGTTAATTTTTGAAACAAATAAACATAATCTTCCCTATGATGCAACTTATCTTTCGGCAGATTTGGGAGGAGGAAGTTTGCAACTTACACTTTTTAAAAATGATGATATTATTTGTACTCATTCTTATAAAATAGGTACGGTGAGAATGCTAAAAGAAAAAGTAAAACAAAATGAACTTAAAAAGTTTGAAAATGAACTTGCAGAAATTAAAAATAACTATAATAACATCAAATTATTGGGAACAGGAGGTAATATTAACCAAATAAATAAATTATTTAAAAGTAATAATGTTTCATTTGTATCTTTAAAAAAACTGTATGATGAACTTAATAATATATCTGTTGAAGAAAGAATGAGAAAATATACTTTCAGAACAGACAGAGCAGATGTTATTATTCCCGCACTTGAAATTTATTTAAAAATAATGGGAATAGCGGATTCCGAAGACATATACATTCCCGGAACAAGTTTAGCAGACGGTATTATAAGAGAATTATATGAAAATGACCTCGAAAAAAATAACACATAA
- a CDS encoding alanine/ornithine racemase family PLP-dependent enzyme: MKTPRIEINLGKIVHNAKKLRELYGSKGIDVIGVTKVVCGDPAIADVLVKSGINILADSRIENIIKMHDAGIHAKFLLLRTPLSQSELVVKYADTSLNSELSVIKELSKYAVKQGISHKIILMVELGDLREGIMLLDVENTVNEVMGLKGIELIGIGTNLACFGGIKPNDEKMEYLSSIAKSIEDKFKLKLEIISGGNSANYDWFMSTKDVGKINNLRIGESIFLGCETLERKTIKELFTDAFTLIAEVIESKRKPSLPYGDIGQDAFGNIPKFPDLGLMKRAILGIGLQDVLVSGLTPLLDIDILGASSDHIIIDTKQLELRVGDTVEFNLNYGALLSSMTSPYIIKIYKEI; the protein is encoded by the coding sequence ATGAAAACACCAAGAATAGAGATAAATCTTGGTAAAATTGTCCATAATGCAAAAAAGTTAAGGGAGCTTTATGGTTCAAAAGGCATTGACGTAATTGGTGTAACAAAAGTAGTTTGCGGAGACCCAGCCATTGCAGATGTTTTAGTAAAAAGCGGTATCAATATCCTTGCTGATTCAAGAATTGAAAATATTATAAAAATGCATGATGCAGGTATCCATGCAAAATTTCTTCTGCTAAGAACCCCTTTAAGTCAATCTGAATTGGTCGTGAAATATGCGGATACCAGTCTCAACTCAGAGCTTTCTGTAATTAAAGAACTTTCAAAATATGCTGTAAAGCAAGGCATATCTCATAAAATTATATTAATGGTAGAATTGGGAGATTTAAGAGAGGGGATTATGTTGTTAGACGTAGAGAATACCGTTAATGAGGTAATGGGGTTGAAAGGAATTGAACTCATAGGTATTGGAACAAATTTAGCTTGCTTTGGCGGTATAAAACCCAATGATGAGAAAATGGAGTATTTATCCTCAATTGCAAAAAGTATTGAAGATAAGTTTAAATTAAAATTAGAAATTATTTCTGGAGGAAATTCAGCCAATTACGATTGGTTTATGTCAACAAAAGATGTTGGAAAAATTAATAATTTACGAATTGGCGAATCAATATTTTTAGGTTGTGAAACTCTTGAGCGAAAAACAATTAAGGAGCTATTTACAGATGCATTTACTTTAATTGCAGAGGTTATTGAGTCAAAAAGAAAGCCGTCCTTGCCTTATGGCGATATTGGTCAAGATGCATTTGGAAATATTCCAAAATTTCCTGACCTTGGTTTAATGAAAAGAGCTATACTCGGAATTGGATTACAAGATGTTTTAGTTTCAGGATTAACGCCCCTATTGGATATTGATATTCTCGGGGCAAGCAGCGATCATATCATTATCGATACCAAACAATTAGAACTCAGAGTAGGAGATACCGTTGAGTTTAATCTCAATTACGGAGCTTTACTTTCATCTATGACTTCGCCATATATAATTAAAATCTATAAAGAAATATGA
- a CDS encoding DUF1611 domain-containing protein yields the protein MKSLVYCEGEFGKIDGKVANGLARHSEKYQILGIIDSTKAGLDAGEFLDGIKNGIPIFQSSEDAIETLGFVPEYFIYGIAAITAFLDHYDRGIIFSAMKLGMNIINGLPEFFTEDEEFVQKAHDYNVQIYDMRKSPMRKHLHNFTGRIHKVSIPVITVLGTDCAVGKRTTAVELVVALQQAGLNAEFIATGQTGLLQGAKYGTVVDVLSSGFASGEVENAILNAYKGERPDIIVVEGQGALSHPAYTSSHAIIRGSVPDAVILQHPPKRKNHCDYPTLPMPTPESEIELIEVFSKTKVIAITINHEDMTDDELENTIVEYEKKYRLPTTDILKYGCDKLIKKLFEIFPELLEKSKQI from the coding sequence ATGAAATCATTAGTATATTGCGAAGGTGAATTTGGAAAGATAGATGGCAAGGTTGCGAATGGGCTTGCCAGACATTCTGAAAAGTATCAGATTCTTGGAATTATTGATAGTACAAAAGCCGGTCTCGATGCCGGAGAATTTCTTGATGGAATAAAAAATGGAATCCCAATATTCCAAAGTAGCGAAGATGCCATCGAGACTTTGGGCTTTGTTCCAGAATACTTCATCTACGGCATTGCAGCGATTACTGCATTTCTTGACCATTATGATAGAGGGATTATCTTTTCCGCAATGAAACTGGGGATGAACATCATAAATGGTCTCCCGGAATTTTTTACTGAGGATGAAGAATTTGTCCAGAAAGCCCATGATTATAATGTACAAATCTATGATATGAGAAAATCACCGATGAGAAAGCATTTACATAATTTTACCGGACGTATTCATAAGGTTTCAATTCCCGTAATAACAGTGCTTGGAACGGATTGTGCGGTTGGCAAAAGAACAACAGCGGTAGAACTTGTTGTAGCATTGCAACAAGCAGGGCTGAATGCTGAATTTATTGCGACTGGCCAGACAGGTTTGCTTCAGGGTGCAAAGTATGGCACTGTGGTGGATGTTTTAAGTTCGGGTTTTGCAAGTGGCGAGGTTGAAAATGCAATTCTAAATGCATATAAAGGAGAACGCCCTGATATTATTGTTGTAGAAGGTCAAGGTGCTCTGAGTCATCCCGCCTATACATCATCACACGCTATTATCAGAGGCTCTGTGCCCGATGCGGTTATATTACAGCACCCGCCTAAAAGAAAGAATCATTGTGATTATCCAACCCTACCAATGCCCACACCAGAAAGTGAGATCGAATTGATAGAAGTTTTCTCAAAAACGAAGGTGATTGCCATCACAATCAACCATGAAGATATGACTGATGATGAATTAGAAAATACTATTGTGGAATACGAAAAAAAATACAGACTGCCTACCACCGATATTTTAAAGTATGGTTGCGATAAACTCATTAAAAAATTATTTGAAATATTCCCCGAACTGTTAGAGAAATCGAAACAAATATGA